The following proteins come from a genomic window of Geomonas sp. RF6:
- a CDS encoding response regulator: MRRRAGLQTFREDPVNIVVTDIRMPGMDGVEMVKAIEEMNERQRSPTVTGFSWYQRGEKPDTG, translated from the coding sequence ATACGGCGGCGTGCTGGGCTACAGACGTTTCGTGAGGACCCTGTCAACATCGTGGTGACGGACATTAGGATGCCGGGCATGGACGGGGTTGAGATGGTGAAGGCAATAGAAGAGATGAACGAGAGACAAAGATCACCAACTGTGACAGGCTTCAGCTGGTACCAGAGGGGTGAAAAGCCAGATACGGGTTGA